From Cellulophaga lytica DSM 7489, a single genomic window includes:
- a CDS encoding acyl-CoA thioesterase translates to MRKNKISFTVRYGETDQMGVVYHGNYAQYLELGRLSWLKDLDVSYKKMEETGVILPVISLQINFKKSALYDDTITVVTKLKKKPSVKIEFDYEIYNENDELLVTANTVLAFLNKETKRPIKCPDYVLKKIDDYYDF, encoded by the coding sequence ATGCGAAAAAATAAAATTTCTTTTACTGTAAGATACGGAGAAACAGATCAAATGGGTGTGGTATATCACGGGAATTACGCGCAATACTTGGAGTTAGGGAGGTTAAGCTGGCTTAAAGATTTAGACGTTTCCTACAAAAAAATGGAAGAAACCGGAGTTATACTGCCAGTAATTTCTTTACAAATAAATTTTAAGAAATCTGCGCTATATGATGACACTATAACGGTGGTTACTAAACTTAAAAAAAAGCCTTCTGTTAAGATAGAATTTGACTATGAAATTTATAATGAAAATGATGAATTATTAGTTACAGCAAATACCGTTTTGGCTTTTTTAAATAAAGAAACTAAAAGACCTATAAAATGTCCGGATTATGTTTTAAAAAAGATTGATGATTATTACGATTTTTAA